Within Nitrospira sp., the genomic segment CACCAATTCGCAGAGCACGGCATATTCCAGATCGTCCGGGAGCGACGGCGGGGCCTGATACTTCGACTGGATCGATGCCGTCAAGATATCCGTGTAGCCGGCGAACCGCCCCCGGCCTTTCCCGATGGCAAACGGATCAGTACTCACCGGCGGGGGCCCCGGCGCATCGGACGCCTTGGGTGGCGGAGGCGCGTCGGCCTGCTGAGGGGGCGGAGGGGGCGGCGCTTCCTGTTGTTTCGGCTCCGGCTTGGGCGCCTCCGGTTCCGGCTCAGGCTCCGGTTCCTTTTCAGGCGGAGGAGGCGGCTCCTCCTTCTTGAAGGCGT encodes:
- a CDS encoding TonB family protein, with the protein product MAGYKGFEKKKSKLGTTLLIVGLVHVGIGGGLYWVAQTQWGQDLIKVYKLNAFKKEEPPPPPEKEPEPEPEPEAPKPEPKQQEAPPPPPPQQADAPPPPKASDAPGPPPVSTDPFAIGKGRGRFAGYTDILTASIQSKYQAPPSLPDDLEYAVLCELVIDEQGRVLQFRLVNSSGSLLFDQSALDALAKVTEVRPPPPGMDHTIVVKFFPPT